The Streptomyces sp. NBC_01244 genome contains a region encoding:
- a CDS encoding ISL3 family transposase encodes MPAVQVAVVSGARPVRTEPGGCRGGNDSGGDSADGPPVQVPQLGLPDGDLRRTDSGTDQPSRPTHSGPSQAAGAGSEALAGRAGARLARRMGMPVAKDTLLRLLRASDLEEPGAVRVLGVDEFALLKGHNYATLLVDLEARRPIDVLPGREAATVARWLEDHPEVEIICRDRASAYAEAARAAVPQAVQIADVWHLWNNLAKAVERTLTSHYACIRAGHEAARQPDEEAPVAPPDGTLDVCGRPRRIVGRIRERHRRVHELLAQGRSFRGISRDLDLDYYAVRRYAQTTDVDTLLVKVTQRRTLLDDYKPYLYERFTQGCRNASQLFREVRDQGFRGERTGVNRYIRQLKQGIETAPPTPALPKPRRALRWVMAHPDRLRPHEVLGLKAVRAACPELDAAVEHVRTFATLMHDRRGQDVFGWIEQVHDGDLPSLQQFARGLLHDQDAVVAGLSSTWSSGQVEGQVTRVKLIKRAGYGRAKLDLLRTRILLRT; translated from the coding sequence ATGCCCGCGGTGCAAGTCGCTGTCGTATCGGGTGCACGGCCGGTACGAACGGAGCCTGGCGGATGCCGCGGTGGGAACGACTCCGGTGGTGATTCGGCTGATGGTCCGCCGGTTCAAGTGCCTCAGCTCGGGCTGCCCGACGGTGACCTTCGCCGAACAGATTCCGGGACTGACCAGCCCTCACGCCCGACACACTCCGGTCCTTCGCAAGCTGCTGGCGCGGGTTCAGAGGCTCTGGCTGGCCGGGCGGGAGCCCGCCTGGCCCGCCGGATGGGGATGCCGGTGGCGAAGGACACCCTCCTACGGCTTCTTCGAGCCTCTGACCTCGAGGAACCCGGCGCGGTGCGTGTCCTCGGGGTGGACGAGTTCGCCCTGCTCAAGGGGCACAACTACGCAACTCTGCTGGTCGACCTTGAGGCCCGCCGCCCCATCGACGTCCTGCCTGGACGGGAAGCCGCGACGGTCGCCCGGTGGCTGGAAGACCATCCGGAAGTCGAGATCATCTGCCGCGACAGGGCCTCCGCCTACGCCGAGGCAGCCAGGGCCGCCGTGCCTCAAGCGGTCCAGATCGCAGACGTATGGCACCTCTGGAACAACCTCGCCAAAGCCGTCGAGAGGACTCTCACCAGCCACTACGCCTGCATCCGCGCGGGCCACGAAGCGGCCAGGCAGCCTGACGAGGAGGCTCCCGTCGCACCACCGGACGGAACACTCGACGTCTGCGGCCGGCCCCGCCGGATCGTCGGACGGATCCGCGAACGACACCGCCGCGTCCACGAGCTCCTCGCCCAGGGCCGATCCTTCCGCGGGATCAGCCGGGACCTCGACCTGGACTACTACGCCGTCCGCCGATACGCCCAAACCACGGACGTCGACACGTTGTTGGTCAAGGTCACCCAGCGCCGCACCCTGCTGGACGACTACAAGCCATACCTCTACGAACGCTTCACCCAGGGCTGCCGCAACGCCAGCCAGCTCTTCCGAGAAGTCCGTGACCAGGGCTTTCGCGGCGAACGCACCGGCGTCAACCGATACATCCGCCAGCTGAAGCAGGGCATCGAGACCGCTCCTCCCACACCTGCCCTGCCCAAACCTCGTCGGGCACTTCGCTGGGTGATGGCGCACCCAGACCGGCTCCGGCCACACGAAGTCCTCGGCCTCAAGGCGGTCCGGGCCGCCTGCCCCGAGCTCGATGCAGCCGTCGAGCACGTCCGGACCTTCGCCACTCTCATGCACGACCGCCGCGGGCAAGATGTCTTCGGCTGGATCGAGCAGGTCCACGACGGCGACTTGCCATCGCTACAGCAGTTCGCCCGCGGCCTCCTCCACGACCAGGACGCCGTTGTCGCCGGCCTCTCCTCAACCTGGAGCTCAGGCCAAGTCGAAGGCCAGGTCACCAGAGTCAAGCTGATCAAGCGAGCCGGATACGGCCGAGCCAAACTCGACCTCCTCCGAACCCGGATCCTCCTTAGAACCTGA